A genomic segment from Microcoleus sp. FACHB-672 encodes:
- a CDS encoding CPBP family intramembrane glutamic endopeptidase: MKLHPDRLAHYPAPARLGIFVLTLLCLWLPFCVPIYWLVSDQNLVNILTLVILYVEFIILVRLWGRYVYRQPHLLSNYGLERTRQNAIDLLKGLSTGILSQLGLFVLQGLLGWVVWQQPASVVFLRQVILEGLIVSLGIGFAEELLFRGWLLDELQRNYSLKVSLWVDAILFALLHFIKPLEAILKTWPTFVGLLVLGLTLVWAKRSRNGRLGLPIGLHAGLVWGFYIINVGQLVRSSGNVPEWVTGIDRNPLAGVMGVLCLGTLAVTMWTLSRKKTADEHR, translated from the coding sequence TTGAAACTCCACCCCGATAGACTCGCTCACTACCCAGCACCCGCACGGCTGGGAATTTTTGTGCTGACGTTACTTTGCCTCTGGCTGCCCTTCTGCGTCCCTATTTACTGGCTTGTCAGCGATCAAAACTTGGTCAATATTCTGACGCTCGTTATTTTGTACGTGGAATTTATCATCCTCGTGCGATTATGGGGGCGTTATGTTTACCGGCAACCCCATCTTTTAAGCAACTATGGCTTAGAAAGAACGCGGCAGAATGCGATAGACCTCTTAAAAGGTTTATCCACAGGAATTTTAAGCCAACTGGGGCTGTTTGTGCTGCAAGGACTGCTAGGGTGGGTAGTCTGGCAACAACCGGCTTCTGTTGTTTTCTTACGCCAAGTTATCCTAGAAGGCTTAATCGTTTCTCTCGGTATTGGTTTTGCCGAAGAATTGTTATTTCGCGGCTGGCTACTAGATGAATTGCAACGGAATTACAGCCTCAAAGTCTCTCTATGGGTGGATGCAATCTTATTTGCATTGCTGCACTTTATTAAACCCCTGGAAGCCATTCTCAAAACGTGGCCGACATTTGTCGGACTGCTGGTGCTGGGTTTAACCTTAGTTTGGGCAAAACGCTCTCGAAACGGACGCCTCGGCTTACCGATAGGACTTCATGCCGGCCTTGTTTGGGGCTTTTACATTATTAACGTTGGGCAATTGGTGCGATCTTCAGGCAACGTCCCAGAATGGGTGACAGGCATTGACCGAAACCCTTTAGCCGGCGTCATGGGAGTGTTATGTTTGGGCACTCTCGCCGTGACAATGTGGACACTTTCCAGAAAAAAAACCGCAGATGAACACAGATGA
- a CDS encoding Hsp20/alpha crystallin family protein, with amino-acid sequence MTRMYMQPWHELATMQNQLERMFGLPQTRNCAAVNSSQSGISWAPAIELQNTETALILRAEVPGVEAKDLDVRVSRQAVEISGQYQQKQTDNQGRYRTEFRYGNFQRVIQLPMPVLNEQLQAELKDGILTLTLPKESSVRPKVVKVNIVDATDATPAPADSGNEVETTIPSDTPATPENNKVVVPADAEVTGDVWNAA; translated from the coding sequence ATGACACGGATGTATATGCAACCTTGGCACGAACTTGCTACGATGCAAAATCAACTAGAGCGTATGTTCGGACTTCCTCAAACCAGGAATTGTGCTGCCGTTAACTCCTCACAATCGGGTATTAGCTGGGCACCGGCAATAGAATTGCAAAATACAGAAACCGCCTTAATTTTACGTGCGGAAGTTCCCGGTGTCGAAGCCAAAGATTTGGATGTGCGAGTCAGTCGGCAAGCTGTCGAGATCAGCGGTCAATATCAGCAAAAACAAACGGATAATCAAGGACGTTACCGCACAGAATTCCGGTATGGCAATTTCCAGCGCGTGATTCAATTGCCGATGCCGGTGCTTAATGAGCAACTGCAAGCGGAACTCAAAGATGGCATTCTCACCTTAACTTTGCCAAAAGAGTCTTCTGTACGTCCGAAGGTGGTTAAAGTCAATATTGTTGACGCAACAGATGCCACTCCCGCACCGGCAGACAGTGGGAATGAAGTTGAAACAACGATTCCAAGCGACACCCCAGCGACTCCTGAGAATAACAAAGTCGTGGTGCCGGCAGATGCAGAAGTCACCGGAGATGTCTGGAATGCCGCTTAA
- the clpS gene encoding ATP-dependent Clp protease adapter ClpS, giving the protein MSVETIEKSSTVRKLAPRYRVLLHNDEFNSMEHVVQALMKTVPSLTQPQAVSIMMEAHTNGLALVITCALEHAEFYSETLKNHGLTSTIEPDE; this is encoded by the coding sequence GTGTCAGTCGAGACCATTGAAAAGAGTTCAACGGTCCGCAAGCTTGCACCTCGTTATCGTGTTCTGCTCCATAACGATGAGTTCAACTCGATGGAACACGTGGTGCAGGCGTTGATGAAGACCGTGCCCAGCCTGACTCAGCCGCAAGCTGTCAGCATTATGATGGAAGCCCACACCAATGGGCTTGCTTTAGTGATCACCTGTGCGCTGGAACACGCTGAATTTTACAGCGAAACCTTAAAAAATCATGGACTCACCAGCACCATTGAGCCTGATGAATAG
- a CDS encoding type II toxin-antitoxin system VapC family toxin gives MQQQFSLNDFNLLNINFDYHEAVSTLPLHHRDPFDRLIISQAMVEQIPVLSADSAFEAYPVQRLW, from the coding sequence ATACAGCAGCAGTTCAGTCTTAATGATTTCAATCTGCTGAATATCAATTTCGACTACCATGAGGCTGTTAGCACCCTTCCCCTGCATCACCGCGATCCATTTGACCGGCTGATCATTTCACAAGCGATGGTTGAGCAGATACCTGTCCTGAGTGCTGATTCTGCTTTTGAGGCTTATCCGGTTCAGCGGTTGTGGTAA
- a CDS encoding ribonuclease HII, giving the protein MNFPSQLPQQLSLWEPPISADLPRLVAGVDEVGRGCLFGPVVAAAVIIPAQVEADLVAAGVKDSKQLGSVQRCRLAQMIREVAIDCKIGIASVGEIDRLNILQASLLAMKRAIVKLKVQPELCLIDGNQRIPGLPVPQQTMVRGDSLSVSIAAASIVAKVWRDELIVRLAAKYPAYDLTNNKGYGTKKHLLALQCYGATRLHRLSFSSCGARDET; this is encoded by the coding sequence ATGAATTTTCCATCTCAATTGCCTCAACAGCTCAGCTTGTGGGAGCCGCCGATATCAGCGGATCTGCCACGGCTAGTTGCCGGTGTGGATGAGGTGGGACGCGGCTGCTTATTCGGGCCGGTGGTGGCAGCAGCAGTGATCATACCGGCCCAGGTTGAAGCGGATCTCGTTGCGGCTGGGGTTAAAGATAGTAAGCAACTGGGCAGTGTTCAACGATGCCGGCTCGCCCAGATGATTCGCGAAGTAGCGATTGATTGCAAAATTGGTATCGCTTCAGTGGGTGAAATTGACCGGCTCAATATTTTGCAGGCGTCTCTGCTGGCAATGAAGCGGGCGATTGTTAAACTGAAGGTGCAGCCGGAACTTTGCTTAATTGACGGAAATCAGCGCATTCCAGGCTTGCCGGTGCCTCAACAGACGATGGTACGGGGAGATAGTCTCTCTGTATCTATCGCTGCTGCCAGTATTGTTGCCAAGGTCTGGCGCGATGAGCTGATCGTGCGGTTAGCGGCTAAATATCCTGCCTACGACTTGACAAATAACAAAGGATATGGAACTAAAAAGCATCTGCTAGCGCTGCAATGTTATGGGGCAACCCGCCTACACCGGCTTTCTTTTAGTTCTTGTGGTGCCCGTGATGAAACTTAG
- a CDS encoding STAS domain-containing protein, which produces MQTLIVSPQITVFQPQGHINASNAPELQNQLVAAVGSQDASVILVDMEQVESLDSAGLMALVSALTRAQNLNRRFSLCCVSPSIRIIFELTQLDRVFEIFENRAAFEATLA; this is translated from the coding sequence ATGCAGACACTTATCGTTTCCCCCCAAATTACAGTTTTTCAACCGCAAGGCCATATCAATGCATCCAACGCCCCAGAACTGCAGAACCAACTGGTTGCAGCGGTAGGCTCACAAGATGCTTCAGTCATTCTGGTTGATATGGAGCAAGTAGAATCCTTAGATAGCGCCGGCTTAATGGCTTTGGTTTCCGCACTGACACGAGCACAAAACCTGAATAGACGCTTTAGCCTTTGCTGTGTTTCGCCCTCCATCAGAATTATCTTTGAATTGACCCAACTGGATAGAGTCTTTGAAATTTTTGAAAATCGTGCTGCTTTTGAAGCAACCCTAGCCTAG
- a CDS encoding DICT sensory domain-containing protein yields MLKGSIVQQLDAAHRTGKRPIRFGVYYKNTLVALCHALEDWILNSASSPIVIAAFQRGKWYLQEADRYNDLAKKSRNVVIMAAAESGFAEHPTSEMANVNLVSLDPSDPVAQEWHLMILSPTYTAVVLCQELSEEDYGPAGFPTEDRDRKFYGLWTFEPELVKETVELAIEHIGRYNPELGKALTAQVQAITEEAVAQERDDLSEIVSRVVEYLQTSQLELTGSIPDAHSFSSQQALDRNLVSNEIQAFLRMAQLMDLADTTNPMAAAEVVALAEMIGQLLDLPAWQMKRLHLAALLHRLEPLQGVESVLSSGSSSDEENDGPCCPLVQGAQVLRRMPQLRAVARILTHEAEWWNGTGLPGGMAGEEIPLESRILALAADFQQRVALHRANQPDDGSGGNYAAQALAECQAQQGERWDPKLVDTLALLVMGLQQGLTLPVSAPNMTAGMWLLDFRVDSEAKAGEATSSYSSGGRYES; encoded by the coding sequence ATGTTAAAAGGCTCTATTGTGCAGCAGCTCGACGCCGCACATCGAACCGGCAAAAGACCTATAAGATTCGGGGTCTATTACAAAAACACTCTAGTTGCCCTTTGCCACGCCCTAGAGGACTGGATATTGAACTCCGCCAGTTCACCCATCGTCATCGCCGCATTCCAACGGGGCAAATGGTATTTGCAGGAGGCTGATCGCTATAACGATTTGGCGAAAAAGTCTCGCAACGTCGTGATTATGGCAGCAGCGGAGAGCGGCTTTGCTGAGCATCCCACCAGCGAAATGGCAAACGTTAATTTAGTCAGCTTAGATCCATCTGACCCGGTGGCTCAAGAGTGGCATTTGATGATTTTGTCGCCAACCTACACAGCAGTTGTGCTTTGTCAAGAGCTGTCTGAGGAAGATTATGGGCCGGCAGGCTTTCCCACAGAAGACCGAGATCGGAAATTTTATGGCTTGTGGACTTTTGAACCAGAACTCGTAAAAGAAACCGTAGAATTAGCAATCGAGCATATCGGTCGATATAACCCAGAACTGGGGAAAGCCTTAACCGCTCAAGTCCAAGCCATTACCGAGGAAGCCGTTGCCCAGGAGCGAGATGACCTGAGCGAAATTGTCTCCCGCGTCGTGGAATACTTGCAGACGAGCCAGCTTGAATTAACCGGCAGCATCCCGGACGCTCATTCATTCTCTAGCCAACAAGCGCTAGATCGGAACTTGGTTTCTAATGAAATCCAGGCATTTTTGCGAATGGCGCAATTGATGGATCTGGCTGACACTACGAACCCAATGGCAGCAGCGGAAGTCGTAGCGCTGGCAGAAATGATCGGGCAACTGCTGGATTTACCGGCATGGCAAATGAAGCGGCTGCATCTGGCTGCTTTACTCCACCGGCTTGAACCTTTACAAGGCGTTGAAAGTGTTCTCAGCAGTGGATCTTCCTCTGATGAGGAGAACGACGGGCCTTGCTGTCCCTTGGTACAGGGAGCACAGGTGTTGCGAAGGATGCCGCAATTACGAGCCGTTGCGCGAATCCTTACCCATGAGGCAGAGTGGTGGAATGGAACCGGCTTACCTGGTGGAATGGCCGGCGAAGAAATTCCTTTAGAATCGCGAATTTTAGCCTTAGCGGCAGACTTTCAACAGCGAGTGGCCCTTCACCGAGCCAATCAACCTGATGACGGTTCGGGAGGGAATTACGCGGCGCAAGCTTTAGCAGAGTGTCAGGCGCAGCAAGGCGAACGCTGGGACCCCAAACTTGTTGATACCTTGGCGCTTTTGGTGATGGGTTTACAACAAGGTTTAACCCTGCCGGTGAGTGCGCCTAACATGACAGCCGGGATGTGGTTGTTAGATTTCCGGGTCGATAGTGAAGCAAAAGCCGGCGAAGCCACTAGCAGTTACAGCAGCGGAGGACGCTATGAATCTTGA
- a CDS encoding TIGR03960 family B12-binding radical SAM protein, whose product MAVALEKLLTPEILQPARYLGNELGAAHKPWESAAVRWVLTYPEIYEVGASNLGHIILYNILNTQPRQLCDRAYLPAPDLATKLRTTQTPLFAVESRRPVTDFDILGFSLSYELGATNILEMLDLAGIPLTWKERATGGNSPLIFAGGQTATSNPEPYADFFDFIALGDGEELLPEIGLVLEEGKAAGLSREELLLDLAQIPGVYVPQFYDMAEDGSVHPNRLDVPKQILRRVATPMPTYSIGLVPYVQTVHDRLTVEIRRGCTRGCRFCQPGMLTRPARDVEPEKVVDAIEKGMRATGQNEFSLLSLSCSDYLALPAVGVEIKNRLKDENITLALPSQRVDRFDENIANIIGGTRQGGLTFAPEAGTQRMRDIVNKGLTDEELLRGVKTAFEQGWDKIKLYFMIGLPGETDADILGIADTVRWLQQECQASGRKRLNFNLTISNFTPKPHTPFQWHSVSTAEFKRKQKLLRSEFGRMKGIKANFTDIRISAMEDFVGRGDRRLAAVLRRAWELGTGMDAWFESAERAFAAWGQAIAEAGLTWKYRQVENGEWIKSNAESATGNEADAFQSPNPQMPVSQNPALDKPLPWDHINTGIDKQWLKADLQRALDAATVPDCSFDGCSHCGVCTPDFGHNTVIEALPIPKFSGHFTPNQDRLARRRIWFGKQGDMALLSHLDLVRLFERAVRRASLPIAFTGGFHPQPRISIASALTLGATSSGEIVDFELAEAVDIDTFREKLAAQMPADIPIYHVEAVDLKAPSATHLLDRAEYSIALCLLDSEHNPPINPQQWAAWLESIWTSESIEWEQTTKSGKKKLVNLRERLFELKLVESQKGRSSEPARCQERQDHPELPSVIPVLKQNAIFARNWAVVRYTGSGRNDGTLLRPDHLVYMLEQVTGLEFQMLHTHRHQLTLQSSFSESPAIS is encoded by the coding sequence GTGGCAGTTGCACTAGAAAAATTATTAACACCAGAAATCTTGCAGCCGGCTCGTTACCTCGGTAATGAGTTAGGTGCAGCACATAAACCCTGGGAGTCCGCCGCCGTCCGTTGGGTGCTAACTTACCCAGAAATTTATGAAGTGGGTGCCTCAAATCTGGGTCATATCATCCTCTACAACATCCTGAACACCCAGCCCAGGCAACTATGCGATCGCGCCTATTTACCGGCACCGGATCTTGCCACAAAGCTTCGCACCACCCAAACCCCCCTATTTGCCGTTGAATCTCGCCGTCCCGTCACCGACTTCGATATTCTAGGCTTCAGTCTCAGCTATGAACTGGGTGCGACAAATATTCTGGAAATGCTGGATTTAGCCGGCATTCCTCTGACATGGAAAGAAAGGGCAACTGGGGGCAACAGTCCCTTAATCTTTGCCGGCGGGCAGACAGCAACCTCCAACCCAGAACCCTACGCAGACTTTTTCGACTTCATCGCCCTTGGAGATGGGGAAGAATTGCTGCCAGAAATTGGCTTAGTGTTGGAAGAAGGCAAAGCCGCCGGACTAAGCCGAGAAGAATTACTCCTCGATTTGGCACAAATTCCCGGCGTTTATGTACCGCAATTTTATGACATGGCAGAGGATGGATCGGTTCATCCCAACCGGCTTGACGTGCCAAAACAAATTCTGCGGCGGGTGGCAACCCCAATGCCGACATATTCGATTGGGCTGGTTCCCTACGTCCAAACCGTACACGATCGGCTCACCGTAGAGATTCGGCGCGGATGCACCAGAGGATGCCGGTTTTGTCAACCGGGAATGCTTACCCGACCGGCAAGAGACGTAGAACCAGAAAAAGTCGTTGATGCCATCGAAAAAGGCATGAGAGCAACCGGCCAAAACGAATTTTCCCTACTTTCCCTCAGTTGTTCCGACTACCTCGCACTGCCGGCAGTTGGAGTAGAAATCAAAAACCGGCTTAAAGACGAAAATATTACCCTCGCCCTACCCAGCCAACGCGTTGATCGCTTTGATGAAAACATCGCCAACATTATCGGCGGCACTCGGCAAGGCGGTTTAACCTTCGCCCCAGAAGCCGGCACCCAGCGAATGCGCGACATCGTTAACAAAGGTTTGACCGACGAAGAACTCCTGAGAGGTGTCAAAACCGCCTTTGAGCAAGGCTGGGATAAAATCAAACTCTACTTTATGATCGGCCTGCCAGGAGAGACAGACGCGGATATTTTAGGCATTGCCGACACAGTCCGGTGGTTGCAGCAAGAATGCCAAGCCTCTGGTAGAAAACGTTTGAATTTCAACCTCACCATTTCCAACTTCACACCCAAACCCCACACCCCCTTCCAGTGGCATTCAGTTTCCACAGCAGAATTTAAGCGCAAACAAAAACTGCTGCGGTCAGAATTTGGCCGAATGAAAGGCATCAAAGCCAACTTCACCGATATCCGAATCTCAGCGATGGAAGACTTCGTGGGACGGGGAGATCGCCGGCTAGCAGCGGTTTTGCGTCGGGCATGGGAACTTGGCACCGGCATGGATGCTTGGTTTGAAAGTGCGGAACGAGCCTTTGCGGCTTGGGGACAAGCCATTGCCGAAGCCGGTTTAACCTGGAAATACCGGCAAGTCGAGAACGGCGAATGGATCAAGAGCAACGCAGAGTCGGCAACTGGCAATGAGGCAGACGCTTTTCAATCTCCCAACCCCCAAATGCCGGTTTCTCAAAACCCCGCTCTCGACAAACCGTTGCCTTGGGATCACATCAACACCGGCATCGATAAACAGTGGCTTAAAGCCGACTTGCAACGGGCGCTAGACGCCGCAACGGTGCCGGATTGCTCCTTCGATGGTTGCTCTCATTGCGGGGTGTGTACCCCCGATTTCGGCCACAATACGGTCATCGAAGCGCTGCCAATCCCCAAATTTAGCGGCCACTTTACCCCCAACCAAGATCGGCTCGCGCGACGGCGTATTTGGTTTGGCAAACAAGGTGATATGGCGCTTCTTAGTCACTTAGATTTAGTCCGCTTGTTTGAGCGTGCCGTGCGAAGGGCGTCTCTTCCGATTGCCTTTACCGGGGGATTTCATCCCCAACCTCGAATTTCCATCGCGAGTGCTCTGACACTAGGTGCAACCAGCAGTGGCGAGATTGTAGACTTTGAGCTAGCGGAAGCAGTTGATATCGACACCTTCCGTGAAAAATTGGCGGCTCAGATGCCGGCAGATATTCCCATCTACCATGTTGAAGCGGTTGACTTAAAAGCGCCCTCTGCAACCCACCTGCTAGATCGTGCAGAATACTCAATAGCCCTGTGTCTGCTCGATTCAGAACACAACCCACCCATAAATCCCCAGCAATGGGCAGCTTGGCTGGAGTCTATCTGGACAAGTGAATCCATTGAGTGGGAACAAACAACCAAGTCTGGCAAAAAGAAACTTGTCAATTTGCGCGAGCGCTTGTTTGAGCTGAAACTGGTAGAATCTCAAAAAGGTAGAAGCTCTGAACCGGCAAGATGCCAAGAGCGCCAAGACCATCCTGAGTTACCATCGGTAATTCCTGTCTTGAAGCAGAACGCCATCTTTGCGCGGAACTGGGCTGTTGTGCGTTACACCGGCAGTGGTCGCAATGACGGCACCCTCTTGCGACCCGATCATTTGGTCTATATGCTGGAGCAAGTAACCGGCTTGGAGTTTCAGATGCTGCACACCCATCGGCATCAACTGACCCTGCAATCTTCGTTCTCTGAGTCGCCGGCGATCAGTTGA
- a CDS encoding DUF1997 domain-containing protein: MNTRFVASQSVEIAVPEQPVPIQHYLRQPKRLVYALVDPSRMEQLSQDQFRLKMRPLSFMMLSIQPTVDMKVWADADGSIHLKSVRSEIRGVEYINQRFGLNLIGKLYPVEINGLTYLKGKADLEVKVELPPPFWFTPQAILEATGNALLKSVLLTVKQRLMHQLLLDYRHWASEETEVPVSERKTGLSPNQQII, encoded by the coding sequence ATGAATACCCGGTTTGTTGCCTCACAATCCGTCGAGATCGCTGTTCCAGAGCAGCCGGTGCCAATTCAGCACTATTTGCGTCAGCCCAAACGTCTCGTCTACGCTCTGGTAGACCCCAGCCGGATGGAGCAGCTCAGCCAGGATCAGTTTCGCTTAAAAATGCGCCCGTTGAGCTTTATGATGCTGAGCATTCAACCGACGGTAGACATGAAAGTGTGGGCGGATGCGGATGGATCAATTCATTTAAAATCCGTGCGATCTGAAATCCGGGGCGTTGAATATATCAATCAGCGCTTTGGACTCAATCTCATTGGCAAGCTTTATCCCGTCGAAATTAATGGCTTAACTTACCTCAAAGGCAAAGCAGACTTAGAAGTGAAGGTGGAATTGCCACCGCCTTTTTGGTTTACGCCACAAGCCATCCTAGAAGCAACCGGCAACGCGCTGCTTAAAAGTGTGCTGCTAACCGTGAAGCAGAGATTGATGCACCAGCTGCTATTAGACTATCGGCACTGGGCGTCCGAAGAAACAGAAGTGCCGGTGAGCGAGCGGAAAACGGGACTATCACCTAACCAACAGATCATCTAA
- a CDS encoding pentapeptide repeat-containing protein, protein MNLEALRSGKAKQFPGADLEDEDLSDLTLSGINLAGANLVGTNFAGSNLERARLDGANLLGAQLVRADLRANLLGANLMQADLTGADLRGSNLRGANLMAAKLTEASFAGAFLSGANLMNVNLQGVDLRSADLRGANLTGANLSGANLSRADLQGALLSDANLEEADLRGANLSGANLSGANLLCAELQDTNLEGVVLTGACLVGTAVAQPVSR, encoded by the coding sequence ATGAATCTTGAAGCGCTGCGATCAGGCAAAGCCAAACAGTTTCCAGGGGCAGATTTGGAAGATGAAGACCTTTCGGATTTAACGCTGAGTGGAATTAATCTTGCCGGTGCTAATTTAGTTGGCACTAATTTTGCCGGTTCCAATCTGGAAAGAGCGCGTTTAGATGGCGCGAATTTGCTCGGTGCACAGCTTGTGAGAGCTGATCTGCGGGCAAATTTGTTAGGAGCAAATTTGATGCAAGCGGACTTAACCGGCGCTGACTTGCGCGGTAGCAATCTCCGAGGTGCCAATTTAATGGCCGCTAAACTCACAGAAGCATCCTTTGCCGGCGCTTTTTTAAGCGGGGCAAATTTGATGAATGTGAATTTGCAGGGAGTAGACTTGCGGAGTGCAGACTTACGAGGTGCCAATCTCACCGGCGCTAATCTTAGCGGCGCTAATTTAAGTCGCGCTGATCTGCAAGGCGCATTATTAAGTGATGCAAATCTGGAAGAGGCGGATCTGCGAGGTGCAAATCTTTCAGGTGCAAATCTTTCGGGGGCAAATTTACTCTGTGCTGAGTTGCAGGATACGAACTTGGAAGGTGTTGTGCTTACGGGTGCCTGTCTTGTGGGAACTGCGGTTGCACAGCCGGTATCTAGATAA
- a CDS encoding Rne/Rng family ribonuclease, which yields MPKQIIIAEQHRIAAVFSEDQIQELVVATGQHQVGDIYLGIVENVLPGIDAAFVNIGDAERNGFIHVTDLGPLRLKRSAGAITELLVPQQKVLVQVMKEPTGTKGPRLTGNITLPGRYLVLMPFGRGVNLSRRIRNENERNRLRALAILIKPAGMGLLVRTEAEGMEEKAITEDLDFLQQQWENIQQETTSTRAPALLNRDDDFIQRVLRDMYSTDVNRIVVDSHTAIKRVKQHLVSWSGGKTPQGVLIDHHRERAPVLEYFRVNAAIREALKPRVDLPSGGYIIIEPTEALTVIDVNSGSFTRSATARETVLWTNCEAATEIARQLRLRNIAGVIIVDFIDMDARRDQLQVLEHFNKALKADKARPQIAQLSELGLVELTRKRQGQNIYELFGRTCPACGGLGHLHRLPGEVEQAPNEIVERPSPISVREPRFSDLADLQPEAFELDSGNDLQEMGLMNHPSYQERGGADVNRRRRRRRIGEGGAAEEEAAPVRISPVVPVKTAKPEVMLEPEIQQEPEEFPPTPSRTQIPERTRIISREPVSPPEPPEVIAVEMTPEEQDVYALMGISPLVLANREVKNPKSAVISVYAPGQSPETAPEPPMAAATGPMLRTGMSVKPTPAASRNSRHDPDMAEFNRNSRHDPDMAEFNPSSRHDPDMAEFNPSSRHDPDMAEFNLVEEAISVEELREAENIEINEPENIEINQPENTDLSESDNNVSGSRRRRRRSSATES from the coding sequence ATGCCGAAGCAAATTATTATCGCAGAACAGCATCGTATTGCTGCCGTTTTTTCCGAAGATCAAATCCAAGAACTCGTTGTAGCGACGGGTCAGCATCAAGTCGGTGACATTTATTTAGGCATTGTTGAAAATGTATTGCCGGGAATTGATGCCGCCTTCGTTAATATTGGTGATGCTGAACGCAATGGGTTTATTCACGTAACCGACCTTGGCCCACTGCGGCTGAAGCGCTCGGCGGGAGCCATTACCGAACTGCTGGTGCCGCAGCAAAAAGTTTTGGTGCAGGTGATGAAAGAGCCAACGGGAACCAAAGGCCCACGGCTCACCGGCAACATTACTCTACCCGGTCGCTATTTGGTGCTGATGCCGTTTGGACGGGGTGTGAATTTATCACGGCGCATCCGCAACGAAAACGAGCGCAACCGCCTAAGAGCCTTGGCTATTTTAATTAAACCGGCAGGCATGGGTCTGCTGGTGCGGACAGAAGCGGAGGGAATGGAAGAAAAGGCGATTACGGAAGATTTAGACTTTTTACAGCAACAGTGGGAAAACATTCAGCAAGAGACCACCTCAACGCGGGCACCGGCACTGTTGAATCGGGACGATGATTTTATTCAGCGCGTCCTGCGAGATATGTACAGCACTGACGTGAACCGAATTGTGGTGGACTCACACACCGCAATCAAGCGAGTGAAGCAACACTTAGTCAGTTGGAGTGGCGGCAAAACACCCCAGGGGGTTTTGATTGACCATCACCGCGAACGTGCGCCGGTTCTGGAATACTTCCGAGTCAATGCGGCAATTCGAGAAGCGCTGAAACCGAGAGTTGATTTACCATCAGGCGGTTATATCATCATTGAGCCAACGGAAGCGCTGACGGTGATTGACGTGAACTCAGGCTCCTTCACCCGCTCTGCGACTGCGAGAGAAACGGTATTGTGGACGAACTGCGAAGCAGCCACAGAAATTGCCCGCCAGCTGCGCTTACGCAATATTGCTGGGGTGATCATTGTTGACTTTATCGATATGGACGCGCGGCGAGATCAGCTGCAAGTATTGGAACACTTTAACAAAGCCTTAAAAGCAGACAAAGCTCGGCCTCAAATTGCCCAGCTTTCTGAACTTGGCTTAGTTGAACTCACCCGCAAGCGCCAAGGTCAAAATATTTATGAATTGTTCGGTCGCACTTGCCCTGCTTGCGGAGGATTGGGACACCTTCACCGGCTCCCTGGCGAGGTTGAACAAGCACCTAACGAAATCGTAGAGCGTCCCTCACCGATTAGTGTCAGAGAACCCCGCTTTTCCGATCTTGCCGATCTCCAGCCTGAGGCGTTCGAGCTAGATTCTGGCAATGACCTCCAAGAAATGGGGCTGATGAATCATCCCAGCTACCAAGAGCGAGGAGGGGCTGATGTTAACCGGCGCAGGCGGCGGCGGCGTATTGGTGAAGGCGGTGCAGCTGAGGAAGAAGCAGCTCCAGTTCGCATCAGTCCTGTTGTGCCGGTGAAAACTGCCAAACCGGAGGTGATGCTAGAACCAGAAATACAGCAGGAGCCTGAAGAGTTTCCCCCCACTCCTAGCCGTACCCAAATTCCGGAGAGGACTCGGATTATCAGTCGCGAGCCGGTTTCGCCGCCCGAACCTCCAGAGGTGATTGCGGTGGAAATGACGCCTGAGGAACAGGACGTTTACGCTTTGATGGGGATTTCTCCATTGGTACTGGCCAATCGAGAGGTGAAAAATCCTAAATCAGCAGTGATCTCCGTGTACGCTCCTGGTCAATCGCCAGAAACCGCTCCAGAGCCGCCGATGGCTGCGGCTACAGGGCCGATGCTCCGCACAGGAATGTCGGTGAAGCCAACCCCAGCCGCTTCTCGCAATAGCCGGCATGACCCGGATATGGCTGAATTTAATCGCAATAGTCGGCATGACCCGGATATGGCTGAATTTAATCCCAGCAGCCGGCATGACCCGGATATGGCTGAGTTTAATCCCAGCAGCCGGCATGACCCGGATATGGCTGAATTTAATCTGGTGGAAGAGGCTATCTCTGTAGAAGAGCTGAGAGAAGCAGAAAACATTGAAATCAATGAACCAGAAAACATTGAGATCAATCAACCAGAAAACACGGATCTGAGTGAATCAGACAATAATGTGTCTGGAAGTCGCCGCCGTCGCCGCCGGTCTTCTGCCACTGAGTCATAA